A DNA window from Plasmodium vinckei vinckei genome assembly, chromosome: PVVCY_02 contains the following coding sequences:
- a CDS encoding PIR protein CIR protein, translating to MATPCSNFKNTYYDIYKINHYFWENDKGQLVANTKCKDLIHKYCHYGNHSGNDNCRDYLEMTSSSVIYLLKHLKDKYKLEYDKLAEYAILWLSYKLNKSKKNTFKNLNEFYTKYIEKNMCYDKKITNNDSMTYKEIINTKKDLMDMNIKEISKFNLPFNILFYLYYAIHDEYWDYTEYPKYAINFANKFEELSKNSNNIENSSYNNLLSTLSNDYNNLKNICNHGRCTNFPSLPKIEPKKNSVEDPVDISENLSAVSTEATSSSSSILNTVIPGLSTFSVIPVFLGVAYKYSLFGIDKLFQRQYLRKNFKKIKKKMKLNI from the exons ATGGCAACTCCATGTTCTAATTTTAAGAATACg taTTATgacatttataaaatcaatCACTATTTTTGGGAGAATGATAAAGGTCAATTAGTAGCTAATACAAAATGCAAAGATTTAATCCACAAATATTGTCATTACGGGAATCACTCAGGAAATGATAATTGTCGTGATTATTTAGAAATGACTAGTTCTAgtgttatttatttgctaAAACATTTAAAGGATAAGTATAAATTAGAATATGATAAACTTGCCGAATACGCTATTTTATGGTTAAGTTACAAactaaataaaagtaaaaaaaatacattcaAAAATCTAAATGAATTTTAtactaaatatattgaaaaaaatatgtgttatgataagaaaataacaaataatGATAGTATGACTTATAaggaaattataaatacaaaaaaagattTGATGGATATGaatattaaagaaatatctaaatttaatctcccatttaatatattattttatttgtattatgcAATTCATGATGAATATTGGGATTACACAGAATATCCGAAGTATGCTATAAATTTTGCTAATAAATTTGAAGAACTCAGTAAAAAttctaataatatagaaaacagttcatataataatttattatctaCATTATCAaatgattataataatttaaaaaatatatgtaatcaTGGTAGATGTACCAATTTTCCATCTCTTCCAAAAATAGAacctaaaaaaaattctgtAGAAGATCCTGTAGACATTTCTGAAAATCTTTCTGCAGTAAGTACTGAAGCTACATCATCAAGCTCGTCGATATTAAACACAGTAATTCCAGGTTTATCGACATTTTCTGTAATACCAGTTTTCTTGGGAGTTGCTTATAAG tattcattatttggaATTGATAAACTATTTCAAAGACAatatttaagaaaaaattttaaaaaaataaagaagaaaatgaagcTTAATATATGA